A section of the Acidobacteriota bacterium genome encodes:
- a CDS encoding SIMPL domain-containing protein, whose amino-acid sequence MKSGLILALLVLATLSSAQAPNLTALPNTVFVGADGKFETAPDTAVIQFNITAQADTAKAAYEQASKSAEGTRQVLRTNGIDPKAAEIGFFSVNPMYDWKNPKRKVIGYQVTTSVSLKLKDFAKIGPITQQLADSDVSESQSLSYTLENMDEAKSKAVADAYRRARASAQALATAAGRPLGELSYASVDTSENIRIYAPMQRKGGPVMAMEMSAPTQEFTPQEVTVTAHVNAMFTLK is encoded by the coding sequence ATGAAATCTGGATTGATTCTTGCCTTACTCGTGCTGGCGACGTTGTCCTCGGCCCAGGCCCCCAACCTCACTGCGCTCCCCAACACCGTCTTCGTCGGCGCCGACGGAAAATTTGAGACCGCTCCCGACACCGCTGTGATCCAGTTCAACATCACAGCGCAAGCGGACACTGCCAAAGCCGCCTACGAGCAAGCCTCGAAATCCGCAGAAGGCACAAGGCAGGTCCTGCGCACCAATGGCATCGACCCCAAGGCCGCTGAAATCGGATTCTTCTCCGTCAACCCGATGTATGACTGGAAGAATCCCAAGCGCAAAGTGATCGGCTACCAGGTCACAACCAGCGTGAGTCTAAAGCTCAAGGACTTCGCCAAGATCGGCCCGATCACGCAGCAACTCGCCGACAGCGACGTGAGTGAGAGCCAGTCGCTCAGCTATACGCTCGAGAACATGGACGAAGCCAAAAGCAAGGCTGTGGCCGACGCGTATCGTCGCGCTCGCGCTTCCGCCCAGGCTCTGGCCACCGCCGCCGGCCGACCGTTGGGAGAACTCTCCTACGCTTCGGTGGATACTTCGGAAAACATTCGTATCTACGCGCCCATGCAGCGCAAAGGCGGACCCGTAATGGCCATGGAGATGTCCGCTCCCACGCAGGAATTCACGCCGCAGGAAGTCACTGTCACCGCGCACGTGAACGCCATGTTTACCTTGAAATAG